A stretch of the Dyella telluris genome encodes the following:
- a CDS encoding aldo/keto reductase, whose amino-acid sequence MPVQYAVQDSPSTPAMADARVASLAFGGAPAGNLYTGVEHDAACEAIAHAWRSGITHFDTAPYYGYGLSESRLGEALAGIERSGYTLSTKVGRLIDVDESRHDRSDGFAVDGRRAYFDYSRDGVLRSLESSIKRLRTGRIDLLLLHDIGELTHGERHAQVLAQALDEALPAMAALRDQGVVGAIGLGVNEEAVCLEVMQRFPLDAVMLAGRYTLFEQARSETVMARAQADGVSVLVAAPYNSGLLGSDTGPGDTYDYAPASAVIRERAQRFYEVCGRTHAQVGAAALQFPLAHPAVAKVVCGLRSTAEVDSAIARMRAPIPSATWTALVAEGLLDPRVPTP is encoded by the coding sequence ATGCCGGTTCAGTACGCAGTCCAGGATTCGCCCTCCACGCCAGCCATGGCCGATGCACGCGTTGCATCTCTCGCCTTCGGCGGCGCACCCGCCGGCAATCTCTATACCGGCGTGGAGCACGACGCGGCCTGCGAAGCGATTGCGCACGCATGGCGCAGCGGCATCACGCACTTCGACACCGCGCCCTACTATGGATACGGCCTCAGCGAATCCCGTCTCGGCGAGGCGCTGGCAGGTATCGAGCGCAGCGGCTACACGCTTTCCACCAAGGTGGGTCGCCTCATTGATGTCGACGAAAGCCGCCACGACCGCAGCGACGGTTTTGCCGTCGATGGCCGGCGCGCCTACTTCGATTACTCGCGCGATGGCGTGCTGCGCAGCCTGGAGAGCAGCATCAAGCGGCTGCGCACCGGACGCATCGACCTGCTGTTGCTGCACGACATCGGTGAACTGACCCACGGCGAACGCCATGCGCAGGTGCTGGCCCAGGCGCTGGACGAAGCATTGCCGGCCATGGCCGCGTTGCGCGACCAGGGCGTGGTCGGCGCCATCGGCCTGGGCGTGAACGAAGAGGCAGTGTGCCTGGAAGTGATGCAGCGCTTTCCGCTGGATGCCGTGATGCTGGCCGGCCGCTACACCTTGTTTGAACAGGCACGCAGCGAAACCGTGATGGCCAGGGCGCAGGCGGACGGCGTGTCCGTGCTGGTGGCAGCGCCTTACAACTCCGGCCTGCTCGGTTCCGATACCGGCCCCGGCGACACCTACGATTACGCGCCTGCATCGGCAGTCATCCGGGAACGCGCCCAGCGTTTCTATGAGGTATGCGGACGCACGCACGCGCAGGTTGGCGCGGCCGCCCTGCAGTTCCCGCTGGCGCACCCTGCGGTGGCGAAGGTGGTGTGCGGGCTGCGCTCCACCGCGGAAGTGGACAGCGCCATTGCACGCATGCGCGCGCCGATTCCCTCGGCAACCTGGACCGCCCTGGTGGCGGAGGGTCTGCTCGATCCACGCGTGCCCACGCCATGA
- a CDS encoding glucokinase, producing the protein MQQAAERAGLATSTFLAADVGGTHARIGLVVADALTGQPDIVAYKTYRCADHASLTDIVCSFCREHGTHPRALVLACAGVVSRGVVVNDNLAWPVVLDHLRIEGGFASVDVLNDFEAFAHAVGQVDQASTAVIVDGVPNPHGAVAVVGPGTGLGAALRLPGRPARVLHTEAGQMELAVRPGIEQAIRAQLGPADGYVSYEHVLSGPGVLRLYRALAAVHGVSAALNDPSEITALALAGMDPLASETVDHFCRWLGAFCGDVAMAFSASGGVCLAGGFLARLASVLRSGPFAERFLDKGVMRPFLNSTPVVVVEHGRLGVLGAANWRLGL; encoded by the coding sequence GTGCAGCAGGCGGCGGAGCGCGCGGGTCTGGCCACGTCGACCTTCCTGGCTGCCGACGTGGGTGGCACGCATGCCCGCATTGGCCTGGTGGTGGCGGATGCGCTGACCGGCCAGCCGGACATCGTTGCTTATAAGACGTATCGATGCGCCGACCATGCGTCCCTCACCGACATTGTCTGCAGCTTTTGCCGCGAGCACGGTACGCATCCGCGTGCGCTGGTGCTGGCTTGCGCGGGCGTCGTGAGTCGTGGCGTGGTGGTCAATGACAACCTGGCCTGGCCGGTGGTGCTGGATCATCTCCGTATCGAAGGTGGTTTCGCTTCCGTCGACGTGCTCAATGACTTCGAGGCATTCGCGCATGCCGTGGGGCAGGTCGATCAGGCAAGCACCGCCGTGATCGTCGATGGCGTGCCCAATCCGCATGGCGCGGTGGCCGTGGTTGGCCCGGGTACCGGCCTGGGTGCAGCGCTTCGCTTGCCCGGTCGACCGGCGCGCGTGCTGCATACCGAGGCAGGACAGATGGAGCTGGCCGTGCGGCCCGGTATAGAACAGGCGATCCGCGCCCAGCTGGGGCCGGCCGATGGCTATGTGTCGTACGAGCATGTGCTGAGTGGCCCTGGTGTGCTTCGTCTGTATCGCGCGCTGGCCGCTGTGCACGGCGTATCCGCGGCCTTGAACGATCCCAGCGAGATCACTGCCCTGGCCTTGGCGGGCATGGATCCGCTGGCCAGCGAAACGGTGGATCACTTCTGCCGCTGGCTGGGTGCTTTCTGCGGCGACGTGGCCATGGCGTTCAGTGCGAGTGGTGGCGTGTGCCTGGCGGGTGGATTTCTCGCGCGGTTGGCCAGCGTGCTTCGCTCGGGGCCGTTCGCCGAACGTTTCCTGGACAAGGGCGTGATGCGGCCGTTCCTCAACAGCACGCCGGTGGTGGTGGTTGAGCACGGACGGCTCGGCGTGCTGGGCGCGGCGAACTGGCGGCTGGGCCTGTGA
- a CDS encoding glycoside hydrolase family 2 protein has protein sequence MRFAFGRAGVVLWLMLLWPLAGHAQARIDLDHDWRFRTDSADTGLTAGWSGTTPADTRPIDVPHTWNIGKDDDYEGVAWYFKTFVVPASMLSSHVELHFGATFYRSRVWVNGVEVGGHEGGHTAYGFDISRQLHAGENRIAVRLDNRPGMATIPGYAMRQAASGNVWYDWWHYGGIVRDVWLTVNDHALIRRQRIGSKLAGDSASVSTQVFVESVDASGGSYTATARVIDPDGKTVAEARQDVAAKAGQPATVTLSVALPHPQLWNVGDARLYQWVTELRSADGTVLDSRSDTFGLRDIVIRDRKLYVNGKPVRLSGLTRHADSPWEGLAESTGTIRHDWSDMVALHTTLSRPVHYPQSDAVLDFADRHGILLVPEIPIWQFSEAQLKNPDLLALARNMMREMIEQDGNHASIFAWSVCNESDASKPGGRAYVDAMASLIHRIDPGRYVTFADADISIKPWKDAPVMHDVDFIMANAYFGSWSGGGSEVEPWLDFVDRTYPDKMVIISEFGYPGVFSPDPASADKARSENLLQQMDAFQRRSFIGGVIFWTYQDYKSHRNLWPGQTEGYVDHGVVDENRQRKPSYFVYEARNRPLSVSTQWQVREDGLHGFQATVTGYADTHLPSYPMRGYLAHWKAVDDRGHELGHGDAILADLAQPIHFDGAWPVPGKDAAVHLAIEVTTPEGVPVGGTTSDYHPLHIGSAHFLPNGDTQP, from the coding sequence ATGCGATTCGCGTTTGGCAGGGCGGGCGTGGTTCTGTGGTTGATGCTGCTGTGGCCGCTCGCTGGTCACGCACAGGCCCGCATCGACCTGGATCACGACTGGCGATTCCGCACCGATTCGGCGGATACGGGCCTGACGGCCGGCTGGTCAGGTACGACGCCTGCTGATACGCGCCCGATTGATGTGCCGCACACCTGGAACATCGGCAAGGACGACGACTACGAGGGCGTCGCCTGGTACTTCAAGACGTTCGTGGTGCCTGCATCCATGCTGTCATCGCACGTGGAGCTGCATTTCGGCGCCACGTTCTATCGCAGCCGCGTCTGGGTCAACGGCGTGGAGGTGGGTGGGCACGAAGGCGGACATACCGCGTATGGCTTCGACATCAGCCGGCAATTGCATGCCGGCGAGAACCGTATCGCCGTGCGCCTGGACAACCGCCCCGGCATGGCCACCATTCCCGGTTACGCCATGCGCCAGGCTGCCAGCGGCAACGTGTGGTACGACTGGTGGCACTACGGCGGCATCGTTCGTGATGTCTGGCTCACCGTCAACGATCACGCACTGATCCGGCGGCAACGCATCGGCAGCAAGCTTGCCGGCGACTCGGCCAGTGTGAGCACGCAGGTTTTCGTGGAGAGTGTCGACGCCAGTGGTGGTAGCTATACGGCGACCGCCCGCGTGATCGACCCCGATGGCAAGACCGTTGCCGAGGCCCGGCAGGATGTTGCGGCAAAGGCGGGTCAGCCGGCCACCGTGACGCTTTCAGTGGCGCTGCCGCATCCGCAGCTATGGAACGTGGGCGACGCGCGCCTGTACCAGTGGGTCACGGAATTGCGCTCGGCCGATGGCACGGTGCTTGATTCGCGCAGCGATACCTTTGGCTTGCGCGACATTGTCATCCGCGACCGGAAGCTCTACGTCAACGGCAAGCCCGTGCGACTGAGCGGATTGACGCGTCACGCGGATTCGCCCTGGGAGGGTCTGGCCGAATCGACCGGCACGATCCGCCATGACTGGTCCGACATGGTCGCGCTGCACACCACCCTGTCGCGCCCGGTGCATTACCCGCAGAGCGATGCCGTGCTGGACTTCGCCGATCGCCACGGCATCCTGCTCGTGCCGGAGATCCCCATCTGGCAGTTCAGCGAGGCACAACTGAAGAATCCCGACCTGCTTGCGCTCGCACGCAACATGATGCGCGAGATGATCGAGCAGGACGGCAACCACGCCAGCATCTTCGCCTGGAGCGTCTGCAACGAAAGCGATGCCTCCAAGCCAGGTGGTCGGGCCTATGTCGACGCCATGGCGTCGCTGATCCACCGGATCGATCCGGGTCGTTACGTGACCTTTGCCGATGCCGATATCAGCATCAAGCCGTGGAAGGACGCACCGGTCATGCACGATGTCGATTTCATCATGGCCAACGCCTACTTCGGCTCATGGAGTGGTGGCGGCAGCGAGGTCGAGCCGTGGCTGGATTTCGTGGACCGCACCTATCCCGACAAGATGGTGATCATCTCGGAGTTTGGCTACCCGGGTGTGTTCTCGCCCGACCCGGCGTCAGCGGACAAGGCGCGCAGTGAAAACCTGCTGCAGCAGATGGATGCGTTCCAGCGCCGCAGCTTCATTGGTGGCGTGATCTTCTGGACGTATCAGGACTACAAGTCGCACCGGAACCTGTGGCCCGGCCAGACCGAGGGCTACGTGGATCACGGTGTGGTCGACGAGAACCGCCAGCGCAAGCCCTCGTACTTTGTTTACGAGGCGCGCAACCGGCCCTTGTCGGTGAGCACGCAGTGGCAGGTGCGCGAAGATGGCCTGCACGGCTTCCAGGCAACCGTCACCGGTTATGCCGACACGCACCTGCCGTCGTATCCCATGCGCGGCTACCTGGCGCACTGGAAGGCTGTGGACGACCGGGGGCATGAGCTTGGCCATGGCGACGCGATCCTGGCTGACCTGGCCCAGCCGATCCACTTCGACGGCGCATGGCCCGTGCCCGGCAAGGATGCTGCCGTGCATCTGGCCATCGAGGTGACGACACCGGAGGGCGTTCCTGTAGGTGGCACAACCAGCGACTATCACCCCTTGCATATCGGCAGTGCCCACTTTCTTCCCAACGGGGACACGCAACCATGA
- a CDS encoding alpha-L-fucosidase, with translation MKPAACCALLASWLLSAAALAQSDTAPTANTLSPAAQDQAWQQASAKFAPQRKAILDRVAKGVAQGPFRADWASLQKYRSPQWYDDAKFGIFIHWGVYSVPAFGSEWYSRNMYQQGTKEFAHHVATYGPQSKFGYKDFVPMFKAEHFDPDAWARLFHDAGARYVVPVAEHHDGFAMYDSALSDWTAVKKGPKRDVIGELEKAIRGQGMRFGVSSHRAEHDWFFDGGRTFDSDVNDPANAELYGPAVAHLSKVDENLADDWTYVSQAWLDDWLARTAELADKYHPDLIYFDWWIGHPTFRNTLPSLLSYYYNQGASRDGVVVNYKLGDFPEGAGTLDIERGQLRGIHATHWQTDTSISNDSWGYVEHDTYKSPTFIIHMLVDVVSKNGNLMLNVGPRADGTIPQGAQDTLLSIGRWLKTNGEAIYGSKPWRTFGEGPTEVAAGTFQDVKTKPYTADDFRFTTRDGKLYAIELGWPSKQVATIHSVKPADKVVSVESVANKQAIPFTQDAAGLHLRLPPHPIGTDAYVYRITFSTPNSLKAAP, from the coding sequence ATGAAACCGGCCGCATGCTGCGCGCTGCTCGCCAGCTGGCTTCTGTCGGCGGCCGCGCTGGCGCAGTCCGACACGGCGCCCACCGCTAACACCTTGTCGCCCGCCGCGCAGGATCAGGCGTGGCAGCAGGCCAGTGCGAAGTTCGCACCGCAGCGCAAGGCCATCCTTGATCGCGTGGCGAAGGGCGTGGCGCAGGGACCGTTCCGTGCCGACTGGGCGTCACTGCAGAAGTACCGGTCGCCGCAGTGGTACGACGATGCCAAGTTCGGCATCTTCATCCACTGGGGTGTCTACTCGGTGCCTGCTTTCGGCAGCGAGTGGTACTCGCGCAACATGTACCAGCAGGGCACCAAGGAGTTCGCCCATCACGTGGCCACGTACGGGCCGCAGTCCAAGTTTGGCTACAAGGACTTCGTGCCGATGTTCAAGGCCGAGCACTTCGATCCGGATGCATGGGCACGCTTGTTCCATGACGCCGGCGCGCGTTACGTCGTGCCGGTGGCGGAGCACCACGACGGCTTCGCCATGTACGACTCGGCACTGTCGGACTGGACGGCGGTGAAGAAGGGCCCGAAGCGTGACGTGATTGGTGAGCTGGAGAAAGCCATCCGCGGGCAGGGCATGCGCTTTGGCGTGTCGTCCCATCGGGCCGAGCATGACTGGTTCTTCGACGGTGGCCGCACGTTCGATTCGGACGTGAACGACCCCGCGAATGCCGAGCTGTATGGCCCGGCGGTGGCGCATCTCAGCAAGGTCGACGAAAACCTTGCCGACGACTGGACCTATGTTTCCCAGGCCTGGCTCGACGACTGGCTGGCGCGCACGGCCGAGCTCGCCGACAAGTACCACCCCGACCTGATCTATTTCGACTGGTGGATCGGCCACCCCACCTTTCGCAACACCTTGCCGAGCCTGCTGTCGTACTACTACAACCAGGGCGCGAGTCGTGACGGCGTGGTCGTGAATTACAAGCTCGGCGATTTTCCGGAAGGAGCGGGCACGCTGGATATCGAGCGTGGCCAGCTGCGCGGCATCCACGCCACGCACTGGCAGACCGATACGTCGATCAGCAACGATTCCTGGGGCTATGTCGAGCACGACACGTACAAGTCGCCCACTTTCATCATCCACATGCTGGTGGACGTGGTCAGCAAGAATGGCAACCTGATGCTCAATGTCGGCCCGCGCGCGGATGGCACCATCCCCCAGGGTGCGCAGGACACGCTGTTGAGCATCGGTCGCTGGTTGAAGACGAATGGCGAGGCGATCTACGGCAGCAAGCCGTGGCGCACCTTTGGCGAAGGGCCCACCGAAGTGGCGGCCGGCACCTTCCAGGATGTGAAGACCAAGCCGTACACCGCCGATGATTTCCGCTTCACCACCCGCGACGGCAAGCTCTATGCGATCGAGCTGGGCTGGCCGTCAAAGCAGGTTGCCACCATCCACTCGGTCAAGCCGGCGGACAAGGTGGTCAGCGTCGAATCGGTGGCCAACAAGCAAGCCATCCCGTTTACCCAGGACGCAGCGGGTTTGCACCTGCGTCTCCCTCCCCACCCCATCGGCACCGATGCCTACGTTTATCGCATCACCTTCTCCACGCCGAATTCGCTTAAGGCCGCACCATGA
- a CDS encoding glycosyl hydrolase family 18 protein gives MKRWMFPVLSLCFGLASTSAFAKAPTALFYMLESQKSINSLEAHIDKIDLLVPTWYGVDENGLVSGGPNPYVLKLAKAHRLPVMPIVSAGGDRKKFHDLLGNETAKKAMIASLVEQAKKYGFTGFQFDFENIAWTDRDALTLLTRQTAEALHKQGLKLSMAVVPNAPGAAGEGPFSKWMWEYWRGAYDLKALGQVLDVVCLMTYDQHTRWTTPGPVAGMPWVMENLDYAMKLVPREKLSLGIGLYGYHWFAGNPVGEDGKEHSNISAQYIDADESFPLAKQFNATMQWDPVEHESWFYFYRDQMREWVFLPDAHAFRDRYDVVKQDKLEGFCAWVLGAEDPKVWDELPDAVR, from the coding sequence ATGAAACGATGGATGTTCCCCGTCCTGTCCCTGTGTTTCGGGCTGGCATCGACCAGCGCCTTCGCCAAGGCACCGACGGCGCTGTTCTACATGCTGGAGTCGCAGAAATCGATCAACTCGCTCGAGGCCCACATCGACAAGATCGACCTGCTCGTGCCCACCTGGTATGGCGTGGACGAGAACGGACTGGTGTCGGGCGGGCCCAATCCCTACGTGCTCAAGCTGGCAAAGGCGCATCGCTTGCCGGTGATGCCCATCGTCTCGGCCGGCGGCGACCGCAAGAAGTTCCACGACCTGCTCGGCAATGAAACGGCCAAGAAGGCCATGATCGCCAGCCTGGTCGAGCAGGCGAAGAAGTACGGGTTCACTGGCTTCCAGTTCGATTTCGAGAACATCGCCTGGACTGATCGCGACGCGCTGACCTTGCTCACCCGGCAGACCGCCGAGGCGCTGCACAAGCAGGGCCTGAAGCTGTCCATGGCGGTGGTGCCCAACGCGCCGGGCGCAGCGGGCGAAGGTCCTTTCAGCAAGTGGATGTGGGAATACTGGCGCGGCGCCTACGATCTCAAGGCGCTGGGGCAGGTGCTCGATGTGGTGTGCCTGATGACGTACGACCAGCACACCCGCTGGACGACGCCCGGCCCCGTGGCCGGCATGCCCTGGGTCATGGAAAACCTCGATTACGCCATGAAACTGGTGCCGCGTGAAAAACTTTCACTGGGTATCGGCCTGTACGGCTATCACTGGTTCGCCGGCAACCCGGTGGGCGAGGATGGCAAGGAGCACTCCAATATCTCCGCGCAGTACATCGATGCGGATGAATCCTTCCCGCTGGCCAAACAGTTCAATGCGACCATGCAGTGGGATCCGGTGGAACATGAGTCGTGGTTCTACTTCTACCGTGACCAGATGCGCGAATGGGTGTTCCTGCCCGATGCCCATGCCTTCCGCGACCGCTACGACGTGGTGAAGCAGGACAAACTGGAGGGTTTCTGTGCCTGGGTGCTGGGCGCTGAAGATCCCAAGGTGTGGGACGAGCTCCCCGATGCGGTCCGCTAA
- a CDS encoding family 20 glycosylhydrolase, translating to MRSAKRMRAARRGLLLASLLAAAGGAHATGEPSIIPLPAQISMEQGSYTVTAAAAIHVPPGDRAAADAAHYLADLLARTRGLSLPVLDDASPSRRGNIVIRSDAAASVKQAEGYVLDVDAHGISIRARDAAGLFYGVVSAWQLLTPDGSRGAVTVPGMHVVDWPRFPWRGLMLDSARHFQQPAEIRQLLDAMAQHKLNVFHWHLTDDQGWRLEIRRYPALTQIGAWRQPPGGDGKPYGGYYTQAEVKDIVAYAAARHITIVPEIDMPGHAQAAVAAYPDLGVTGTRPAVSIDWGVNPYLFNVDDHTIGFLRNVLDEVMELFPSTFVHVGGDEAIKDQWQVSPAVQARMRSLGIKDEKALQSWFIEQMGQYLAKHGRRLIGWDEILEGGVPPSASVMSWRGTQGAIDAARLGHDVVLSPAPTLYLDNLQSRSGDEPSGRLSIQTLASVYAFETVSPALTAEQARHVLGAQANIWTEYLNATWQIQHAAFPRMDALAEAVWTPANERHFDDFMARLPAQFNRYRQLGIDYADSAFAVDMQGKRSRAGDRIAVALTAQAPAATIRYTTDGTEPGAGSTVYRAPFDIAPGTTVSAVTFADNGEPLARVRARRFDGRTMSSIDGSGMQACAGGDLGLRVPLLPDATSPAPVYNVDVMRSCWKIPQISLDGVSGIAVDGAWLARNYGLAHDAAKVVSRAARTSAGELEVHVDSCDGPMIASMPLPTGSAPGSTWRVAATWAAQAGSHDVCILSTAPIRGSLSAIGRVSFVSSVASDAAR from the coding sequence ATGCGGTCCGCTAAGCGCATGCGCGCCGCGCGACGCGGCTTGTTACTGGCCAGCCTGCTGGCCGCTGCCGGCGGTGCGCATGCCACGGGTGAGCCATCAATCATCCCGCTGCCGGCGCAGATAAGCATGGAGCAGGGCAGTTACACGGTGACTGCCGCTGCAGCGATCCATGTGCCGCCCGGTGATCGCGCGGCCGCTGATGCGGCGCACTACCTGGCTGACCTGCTGGCGCGCACGCGCGGTTTGTCGTTGCCGGTACTGGACGATGCGTCGCCAAGCCGTCGCGGCAATATCGTCATACGCAGTGATGCCGCCGCGAGCGTGAAGCAGGCGGAGGGTTATGTCCTCGACGTCGATGCGCATGGCATAAGCATTCGTGCGCGCGATGCGGCGGGTTTGTTCTATGGGGTCGTCAGTGCGTGGCAGTTGCTGACACCCGACGGCTCACGCGGGGCGGTCACGGTTCCGGGCATGCATGTCGTGGACTGGCCGCGTTTCCCGTGGCGAGGACTGATGCTGGATTCGGCGCGCCATTTCCAGCAGCCGGCCGAGATCCGGCAGTTGCTGGATGCCATGGCCCAGCACAAGCTCAATGTCTTCCATTGGCACCTGACGGATGACCAGGGCTGGCGTCTTGAAATCCGGCGCTACCCCGCGCTTACCCAGATCGGTGCGTGGCGGCAGCCGCCCGGTGGTGATGGCAAGCCCTATGGTGGCTACTACACCCAGGCCGAGGTCAAAGACATCGTGGCGTACGCCGCCGCACGACACATCACCATCGTGCCGGAGATCGACATGCCCGGCCACGCGCAGGCAGCCGTGGCGGCCTATCCGGACCTCGGTGTCACGGGTACGCGCCCCGCGGTATCCATCGACTGGGGCGTCAATCCTTATCTCTTCAACGTGGACGACCACACCATCGGCTTCCTGCGCAACGTGCTGGATGAAGTGATGGAGCTGTTCCCGTCCACCTTCGTCCATGTCGGTGGCGACGAGGCGATCAAGGATCAGTGGCAGGTCTCGCCAGCCGTGCAGGCGCGCATGCGTTCGCTCGGCATCAAGGACGAGAAGGCGCTGCAGAGCTGGTTCATCGAGCAGATGGGGCAATACCTGGCGAAGCACGGGCGTCGCCTGATCGGCTGGGATGAGATTCTGGAGGGTGGCGTGCCGCCGTCCGCTTCCGTGATGTCATGGCGCGGTACGCAGGGCGCCATCGACGCCGCGCGCCTGGGTCACGACGTGGTGCTTTCGCCTGCGCCGACACTCTATCTCGACAATCTGCAGAGCCGCAGCGGCGATGAGCCCTCGGGCAGGCTCAGCATCCAGACGCTTGCCAGCGTCTACGCGTTCGAGACTGTTTCGCCAGCCCTCACGGCTGAGCAGGCAAGGCACGTGCTCGGTGCGCAGGCCAATATCTGGACCGAATACCTCAACGCAACGTGGCAGATCCAGCATGCGGCCTTCCCGCGCATGGATGCACTGGCCGAAGCAGTCTGGACGCCGGCGAACGAGCGCCATTTCGATGACTTCATGGCACGCCTGCCTGCGCAGTTCAATCGTTATCGACAGCTGGGCATCGACTATGCCGACAGCGCTTTCGCGGTGGACATGCAGGGGAAGCGTTCCAGGGCAGGCGATCGCATAGCGGTCGCACTCACCGCCCAGGCTCCCGCCGCCACCATTCGTTACACCACCGATGGCACGGAGCCCGGCGCGGGTTCCACGGTTTATCGCGCACCGTTCGACATTGCGCCAGGCACGACCGTCAGCGCCGTGACGTTTGCCGATAATGGCGAGCCGTTGGCGCGGGTCCGTGCGCGACGCTTTGACGGGCGCACGATGTCGAGCATCGACGGCAGCGGGATGCAGGCCTGTGCGGGTGGCGATCTGGGCTTGCGCGTACCGTTGCTGCCAGATGCCACGTCGCCCGCGCCGGTCTACAACGTCGATGTGATGCGCAGTTGCTGGAAGATTCCGCAGATATCGCTGGATGGAGTTTCCGGCATCGCCGTTGATGGCGCCTGGCTGGCGCGCAACTACGGTCTTGCACATGATGCCGCCAAGGTGGTTTCGCGGGCTGCACGCACGTCGGCTGGCGAGCTGGAGGTTCACGTGGACAGCTGTGATGGACCGATGATCGCCAGCATGCCACTGCCGACAGGGTCGGCTCCGGGGTCGACCTGGCGGGTCGCTGCCACGTGGGCTGCGCAGGCGGGATCTCACGATGTCTGCATCCTGTCCACGGCGCCGATTCGAGGCTCGCTGTCGGCGATTGGTCGCGTGTCGTTTGTTTCATCGGTTGCGTCCGATGCGGCGCGTTGA